The Osmerus eperlanus chromosome 9, fOsmEpe2.1, whole genome shotgun sequence genomic sequence cCTGACCGATTCCTCCCTAAATATCTATAGGTCtctaaaacaaccaaaaacatgaATTTGCTGTGAAATTAACATTATTTCTGCCAAGACTCCAAAACATCAGCTACTGTTTTAACAGTCAGTATCAATATCCATCAAAATGATTATTTAGAAGGACGATGGTTAATAACTCACCATGAACCTTTAGACAAGACTATGTTCTGCAAAAATACCGCCAATGAGGCTAGTTTGATTCAATGATGCAGAGATTGATATGTGTATCCTGATGTTCTTCCTTAGATCACTACAGCAACTTGCTAAAGCATTTTCAATCTGGAATACCTCTGCTAAAAGAATAATATTTCAGTCATTGCATTACACTGAAAACTGCTCACAAGCAACGAAATGGAAGCTGCCTCATCTTTACAGTACACTGAAGCTAGCTTTCGTTTAAAAAAAACCCGAAGACGTCTAAATAACACTTGCTGGATGTCTAATGTTAGCGTTCTTGTTCAGGTTGACAATTGTTGGGCCTAGCTTAGATAGCTAGATCGCTCTAAACTTGACAGCGCGATAAGTCAAGTGAAGTGGTGCGGGTTCCTATGCTAGTGTTGCTAGTAcagtagtgctagctagctagctaaccttgcCAGAAAGCAAGCTGAACGATTTTCCATAAATAAGCATAACATTATGTTCATTGTATGTTTCGTTAGTTAGCTGTATTTAGCTGAGAGGAATACTTTTATATTAAAATTTAACATACAATGATCATGTTTATACATATAATAACTGAATTATAACTGTAAAATATCATAACTGAATACAGTTAACGAGCTCGCTAGCTAGCCTGTTATCTAGCTAGCTCGCGTTATCGCGGGTTAGCTGTCAAAGTTAACTCGAACGTTAGCTAGACATCAAACTGATTATCTTGGAGCTAATAAACTAGCAAACCAAAACCATTGTATTATCATATATATACAAATTATAATAAATAGTTGCACATCtcatttgtgcgtgtgtgcataagATACCTGGTTGGACATAAATAATCACACATCTCTAGCTTGTACGGAATGTGGTTACTTGCTAGCATGCTAGCCTGCTTGCTGCTGGGTGATAGCTAGCCAACCCCACCAACTAGCTTGTAGCTAGCCTCCAAGCAAGCTAGCCTGCTAGCTCGCGACGTCAGTCTGAAACAAGCTGCACTCGAACTACCGCGAGTGAGCCGTTTCGTACTTTACCTTGATCCTCTGTGATTCAGAACGAAGACGGTGGCAAGGAGTTATCCTGTATTAGATAAAATATAAACTCGGCTGCTCCCAGTCCTTTGCAAATAGCCTTTCCTAGCAGCGGCAATAACAGCAGAAAAGGCTATCTTGGCCTTTTTCAGAGCCAAACCCACGAGTACCTTTTACCTTCTAACGAAATAATCCTCCGACTTCCATTAATAACAAAATACGGATGTATAAAACGATTAAACTGAATCAATCACATTCCTTAGATATTGATTCAATATTTTGCTTACTTCGCACCCCTGTGTTTTTGTTATTTATCTTTAGACAGTGTTTAATTTGGGGCTATATCTTTTCACCCTATTGTCAATATTACTGGGCTGAGTCCATGGCACACATAACAGAGGTACACTGAAAGTGCTGCTTGGTTTGGACCTATAGACGATGGTGATTGGTTGAGTAGAGAGCTTTAGGCCATGGGGTTGGATGTTCACCAACGTCAGTCAACAACGAAATGAGACGCTCCTAGAGATGAATAAAACTGGTAGGTTGCAGAGTAGGGAGTAGGAAAGAGATTGGATAGGAGCTATCCTCGCCGTATGGAATGAGGCTAAACCGGTTCGAAACCCAACCCTTGTTATGCCGTTCATTCTCACTCGGATTTATGTTTTCAGAGGATTTTTTAGTGTTCAATGCTTATAGTCTCAattgttttcataaaaacatCAGCATAACGGATAGGACCTAGGATTCAGATAACAGCTGGCTCTATTTAAGCAGAGATTAAAGGATCGCCTTTTCAGGATGTACTACGAGCTACCCCATTGCAAAGTTACATAATAACAACACTAGTATTGCAAAAATGTGTAACTGTTATAACCACGTTATTTTCGTTGCTATAGAGGACTGCTGTAGTAGCgtttgctaaataaataaatgaatagtgATTTGTGGGAATAAGGTTAAGCCTGTGAGGAAGCCTTTGATGAAGGGAAAAACAGAAAACAGGGATGCATAATTCCGAAGAAATTAATTTAATACATATGAAAATGTAATTACTGTTCGATGTAAGGTAACACAGATACTTTACACATAATTTACGTGTAATTAAGTATTTATGAACAGATCAAACTTATTAAAGGTTCCTAACTGACACACTTCAAATGCAAACTTTTTTCATATCTATGTGCAATCATTATTCAGTTTATAAActatgtttttaaatgttttaaatacTATGTTCTACTTTGGGTTAATGAAGGAGTGGTGAACTCTACTTGTCTCAGAACTGAGGGAGCTAATAAACTAGCAAGCATACACATTCATGTAAAACCTTGTCCTGTAAAACCATAGCTTCATGCAGGTTGATCCAAGTACTACTTAGTAAGTAAATAGTAGAAGTACAGACTACTAAATGTAGTTTTCAGTGATCATGAAGATGATGAATACATCTCCCATCTAGAGATAAGCATTTATTTCTGTACAAAACTGTAAAATCTGTTGAACACTCCCATTCCTCACTTAACATTTAAAATCACACCTCTAGCTTGTCACGCTTCTTCTCTTTTTTGGTACCCGTGCTTTTTATGTGGTCTAGATTTTAATTTGATTGCTGAGCCACTCTTTAAGGTGTCCCTCTTCCCTGACGTAAGCTCCTGGGCCCCAGGTTTCCACAGAAGCAGCTGGGCATCCTCTCCACCTGTGAACAGGGCCCCTCCTTCTGGGTCCCACACGAAGCAACGTACCATGGCAGAATGGCCGCCACGGAGCGACTTCACCAGACGCAGGCCCTTACCGCTGCACTCAAGGACATGGAGATCTCCACGGTTCTCTCCCCCCAGAACCAGCAGACACTGCTCTTCCTCTAGCCACATCCCGCTTACCAGGTAGTCTAGGGGTCTCCCATCACTGAGTGGGGTCAAGCTCCGAGCATCGGGAGTGCCGAAGACTGTGAGGGGTTCATTGGTGTCTATTTGACCGAGGTCCCACAGGTGCATGCCCTCATCATGGCTGAGACACAGCAGCTGGTTCAAGTCCTTCCCCGCCCAGCAGACTGAGCTGGCAGAAGAGCCACTGTTGCAAGTGGCCATCAGGGCCTCTTCCTCTGTACCCTGGCTCAGGTCGAAAACGTTGACAAGGCCATCAGTGGAGCCTGATGCCAGCCGGTCTTTATTTGAGGGGTGAAAGCGCACCTGTGTGATGTCGTCACTATGCGATTCAGAGTACACACCGAGAACCCCACAACTCTTCTCCTTGGTCATGCGTCCATCCCAGAAAACCAAAAAACTGTCGTCTCCATCCACCTGTTCAGTGCCAGCACACAGGACCTCGTCACTGCAGCTCACGTCAAAACTGCAGAAGTGGTGATAGGGATCACTCCTGAACACCTGAACAGCCTCGGACCCAGGTCTGCGAACGTCCCACGTCCTGACTGTGCCATCGGCCGAGCCTGAGAACAGCAGGTCAGGAGACCGATGGGCGAAGCTGACTCCACAGAGTGGACCTCCATGGCCCTGGTACTCTCCAAGGAGGGTAAGGTTGTCCTTGCAGTGCAGATGAATGGAGCGGTTGGAGCAGCACACAGCCAGGAGTCCTGGTCCTGGACCAGAGACACTCTGGACAGACATGTCCAACAGATAGGTGGGCTCACTCGGCTGGATACGCCGAGCAATGGACAGAGCTTTAAACTTCTCCTCCACACTCTCCATGGCAATATACTGCAATTAACCCTTGCAAGAGAGACAGGACGTGAAAAATATTTATTAGCGTAACATCATAAATGTAGAAAGGTATTCCCGTTCCCAATCAAGCACCACAGGCATAAGTGAAACTTCTTAGACCCATAATCAACCCGTTACAAAAACCATGTAACTTACGCTTTTCAGTTGATCGAATCAAATGTATGAAACTAAAATTGTGAAAGATTTTCACAAGACATGCAAGAATTATCCAATCACTAACAAGAATATAATTTTTCGAATTTTGAAAAGCACGTTCTGTCTTGGTGTTTTAGTTTTTATAATCCGACAGGAACCTTTATCTTCAAACTAAGTTCCGCATTAGAATTAACGGAAGTTTCGAGTAACGGAACGATAAAAGGTGATTTGAGCGGCATAATTCTCACCAATGTTTTAATTCAAGTCATGAATCGTGAAATATTGCAAAGTCTTTCTAAGACAGATGTGTCCGAAATTATATGAATGGAGATCATAGAAAATCCTGTTTTATGAATTTGACCACCAGGTGGCAGTAGATCCTACCAGGTTGACACGCAGTTACTTCGTGAGTGTTGGGAGATTTCAGTAGAAAAGAGAGCTTTTATCTCAACGATGTTCCTTAACAGCAGTGAACTCTCACACACGGAAAATGAAAGGGCTGgacatagagagtgagagaaaagcaCAAAGCTTTGGTATGTGAAGACCAGATGGGCGAGAGAGGAACAAGTGGATAAAGTGACACTGCTGTTATTGTCAGACAAACAGAAGGTGCTGTCATTTCAGCTCCCCCCGATGCCCGGTAAAACACAATcaggttaaagtgtgtgtgtgttgcatcctGTTGCTGTATTGTTAACTTCTGTGCAGAAAGTTTGTTGCAAGTGGCCACTGGCCAAGTACACTGCAAGTTTAGGCCAGGCCAGGGTCAGAAGTTCCCAAAACAATTATCAAGGTTGATCAAAGCCTAAACCTATATGCTGCCACTCGCAAAGTAAAAGTCCCCAGATCTAGATACAGGGTGCAATGTATATTTTGCTGGACCTGTGTACTATACCTATTCTGGCAAACACAGTTCAGTGCA encodes the following:
- the wdr89 gene encoding WD repeat-containing protein 89; translated protein: MESVEEKFKALSIARRIQPSEPTYLLDMSVQSVSGPGPGLLAVCCSNRSIHLHCKDNLTLLGEYQGHGGPLCGVSFAHRSPDLLFSGSADGTVRTWDVRRPGSEAVQVFRSDPYHHFCSFDVSCSDEVLCAGTEQVDGDDSFLVFWDGRMTKEKSCGVLGVYSESHSDDITQVRFHPSNKDRLASGSTDGLVNVFDLSQGTEEEALMATCNSGSSASSVCWAGKDLNQLLCLSHDEGMHLWDLGQIDTNEPLTVFGTPDARSLTPLSDGRPLDYLVSGMWLEEEQCLLVLGGENRGDLHVLECSGKGLRLVKSLRGGHSAMVRCFVWDPEGGALFTGGEDAQLLLWKPGAQELTSGKRDTLKSGSAIKLKSRPHKKHGYQKREEA